The Acinetobacter calcoaceticus sequence TGGAATTGCTGCCATTAGCCAACTACAGCTCTTACAGCCATTAATGGGTCTAGCCATTGCGGCAATTTTATTGCACGAACATGTGAGTTGGTCCATGTTAGGAGTAACAGCAGCCACTATTTTGTGTGTCGCTGCTGCAAAAAAGTTTGCTTAACTTTATAAACAATTTGCTGGTTTAGGAATGCCTGCCAAACGACTCAAATGACGGGCAACTAAACCAGTATTAAATTGCTGCTGTAAAACAGCATTATTAATGTCTGGACTTACGGTTTTCATAAGATATTTGATAAGTGGGCGAGTTGCTGGAGAATGCCCAAACTGTTGGTAAAACTGACGAACAGCAGCTAAAACTTCAAAATGCCAATCAGTTAATTCAAGATCAAGTGACTTAGCGAGTTCTTGTGCAACTTCAGGATTCCAGATCGTATAATCAACCAAATGACCATCTTGGTCTAATTCTAAATTCATGAAACTAGCCTAAATCTATTATTTAAGAGAAATACAGCGATTAAATGTTAAAGCAAGATCTGCAAATTGATCATAGTCCAATACATTTATCTGAGTTAAGGTATCTGTATCGAGTAAAACTTTTTCGACACTTAAGCACGAAACAGATTCAAACTGTTGAATAACTTGAGCTGAAAGTTGAGCAACAGAATCGCCCATAAAAACAATCTGATCACCTACCTGATAAATATCACGCAATTCATCAATAATTTTAGGGGTATTGTGATAAGAAGACTGCACTAGATAAAGTGTTGATGGATTCATTAAATTTACACCTTTATCTACCAATATAGAACATGATCAAAAGATTGAATGAACTCAGTATTTAGCTGGACGAACTCAAGCTCTTGTTCAGTGTCGCGAACAAAAGGATGCTGCTGATTTTTGCTTTCAATAAGAATTGGGCTCAAATCATAAAACTCAAAGCTTTCGACCATATTTGAAGCCACTTTGAAGGCATGATGAAACTGCTTAAAGCTTAGATCATTTTGCAAAAGACTAAGAGCAGCATCTTTCAATAATACTTTGACTGGTGAGCCAAAGGTTGCTAAAACCATAGTAGCAGAAAGGCTTTCATTGATTTGAAGACTAGTTAAGTTGGCTTGGCTTAAAATGACGAGTACAGATTTCACACAATATACCTTTTAAAAGCAACAATCTAAGCAAACAAAGTAACTTAAAATTGAATAAGACGAGATGCTGACTGTACTGCATCAGCAAGTTCACCTAACCCGACGAGTTCAAAGTCTTTGGCAAGGTTGTGATGAGTCAGGTGATGGCGACTGGCATTTTCTGCATCGGTAATACCACGAGCGAGGGCAGCACTCACACAAACAGGAAGTCGAATCGAGAGCTTTTGCCATTCATGCGTTAAATTACGCTGGTCGTCAGGAACCCATTGAAAATCATTAGCAACCTGCACGCCATCTTGGTAAAAGAATACACGAAAGTCTTCATTTTTACTTTTGAGTGCCTGAGCAAATCCTAAAGCATGCCAAGCATGGATGGAAGTAGGAGCAGAGGTAATTAGTAGTAATGTACTCATTAAGAATTCACTATGGTCATACGTCTAAATGGGCGTAGATACATTAAGAGAAAGGTAAGTATACAATGATTTTAGTGACAGGTGGTTTAGGCTTTATCGGTTCACACATTGCTTTGAGTCTAATGGCTCAAGGGCAAGAGGTGGTAATCGTCGAT is a genomic window containing:
- a CDS encoding TusE/DsrC/DsvC family sulfur relay protein is translated as MNLELDQDGHLVDYTIWNPEVAQELAKSLDLELTDWHFEVLAAVRQFYQQFGHSPATRPLIKYLMKTVSPDINNAVLQQQFNTGLVARHLSRLAGIPKPANCL
- a CDS encoding DsrH like protein: MNPSTLYLVQSSYHNTPKIIDELRDIYQVGDQIVFMGDSVAQLSAQVIQQFESVSCLSVEKVLLDTDTLTQINVLDYDQFADLALTFNRCISLK
- the tusD gene encoding sulfurtransferase complex subunit TusD gives rise to the protein MSTLLLITSAPTSIHAWHALGFAQALKSKNEDFRVFFYQDGVQVANDFQWVPDDQRNLTHEWQKLSIRLPVCVSAALARGITDAENASRHHLTHHNLAKDFELVGLGELADAVQSASRLIQF